The proteins below come from a single Pseudochaenichthys georgianus chromosome 14, fPseGeo1.2, whole genome shotgun sequence genomic window:
- the LOC117458384 gene encoding sodium- and chloride-dependent GABA transporter ine isoform X2, which produces MLVVLGVPLLYMELIVGQYTRRGPVHALANVCPLLKGVGIASVAISFIMCTYYNLVITWALYYLFSSFQSPLPWQNCNNTWNTHNCTSHVTNSSYSSTASQEFFKYKMLQQTGGVDEAGLIRWELFLILLLAWIIIYFCIFKGVKSTGKVVYFTALFPYIILIALLINNVQLPGALAGITFFIVPDWNMLLSVEVWVNAAAQIFNSIGIGFGSLLAMSSYNSFNNNVLKDTLTIAIINSLTSLLAGFVIFSAFGYMSHLQGIPISDLAVDGPGLVFVVYPQAFSNMPVSQLWAVMFFFMLLCLGLDSEFAMVEVMVTSLMDEFYHKLIRFFKRKELFVLAVCGTAAILGIPCVMQVGIYVFQLMDHYTAIVSIMFLAFFEVIAICWCYGVTRLSDNLEEMTGKRANLFFRVCWLIVAPVLVGVILVFSIIQFKPARYEHYVFPPWAQGVGWLIAMGSIIWIPLGAVHTLWVLPGSFIQKLKLSITPGTLDGKSKMAYYERGGRDANTGLAVISSDIHLTEKPPLQTHL; this is translated from the exons ATGCTGGTGGTTTTGGGGGTCCCTCTGCTCTACATGGAGCTGATTGTGGGTCAGTACACGAGGAGAGGGCCTGTCCATGCTCTGGCTAATGTCTGCCCACTGTTAAAAG GAGTGGGCATAGCATCAGTGGCCATCTCCTTCATCATGTGTACCTACTACAACCTGGTCATCACCTGGGCCCTGTATTATCTCTTCAGCTCCTTCCAATCACCACTGCCCTGGCAGAACTGCAACAACACCTGGAACACACATAACTGCACCAGTCATGTCACCAACAGCAGCTACTCCTCCACAGCCAGTCAGGAGTTCTTCAA ATACAAGATGCTGCAGCAGACTGGTGGAGTAGATGAAGCAGGACTGATTCGGTGGGAGCTTTTCCTCATTCTCCTTCTGGCTTGGATCATCATATACTTCTGCATCTTTAAGGGGGTCAAATCAACAGGCAAA GTGGTGTACTTTACGGCTCTGTTCCCGTATATTATCCTGATTGCACTGCTGATAAATAATGTGCAGCTTCCTGGAGCATTGGCTGGAATAACCTTCTTCATTGTGCCGGACTGGAACATGCTCCTGTCAGTAGAG GTGTGGGTGAACGCTGCAGCACAGATCTTCAACTCCATCGGGATTGGTTTCGGCTCCCTCTTGGCCATGTCCAGCTACAACTCCTTCAACAACAACGTTCTAAA GGACACCCTGACTATAGCCATCATCAACTCCCTCACCAGCCTCCTGGCAGGTTTTGTCATTTTCTCTGCTTTTGGATACATGTCTCATCTTCAGGGCATCCCTATCAGCGATCTGGCTGTGGATG GTCCAGGACTGGTTTTTGTTGTTTACCCACAAGCCTTTTCCAACATGCCAGTATCTCAGCTCTGGGCTGTGATGTTCTTCTTCATGCTGCTCTGCCTTGGACTGGACAGTGAG TTTGCGATGGTTGAAGTGATGGTGACCAGCCTCATGGATGAATTTTATCACAAACTGATAAGGTTTTTCAAGAGGAAGGAGTTGTTTGTTCTTGCTGTCTGTGGCACAGCGGCTATTCTGGGGATTCCTTGTGTCATGCAG GTGGGCATCTATGTGTTCCAGCTCATGGATCATTACACTGCCATTGTGTCCATCATGTTTCTTGCATTCTTTGAGGTCATAGCCATCTGTTGGTGTTATG GGGTGACTCGACTTTCAGACAACCTGGAGGAGATGACTGGAAAAAGAGCAAACCTGTTCTTCAGAGTGTGTTGGCTGATAGTTGCTCCCGTGCTAGTTGGT GTTATCCTGGTTTTCTCCATCATCCAGTTCAAACCAGCACGCTATGAGCACTACGTGTTCCCCCCCTGGGCTCAGGGGGTCGGCTGGCTCATCGCCATGGGCTCCATCATCTGGATTCCTCTGGGTGCTGTGCACACACTGTGGGTGCTGCCTGGCTCCTTTATCCAG AAACTGAAACTGTCTATCACACCAGGCACGCTGGATGGAAAGTCAAAAATGGCTTACTACGAGAGGGGAGGAAGAGATGCAAACACAGGCTTAGCTGTCATCAGCTCCGACATCCATCTAACTGAAAAACCTCCACTGCAGACACACCTGTGA
- the LOC117458384 gene encoding sodium- and chloride-dependent GABA transporter ine isoform X1, producing MEQQPIRPTWSRQIEFTLAGIGCAVGLGNVWRFPYLCYRSGGGAFLVPYLLMLVVLGVPLLYMELIVGQYTRRGPVHALANVCPLLKGVGIASVAISFIMCTYYNLVITWALYYLFSSFQSPLPWQNCNNTWNTHNCTSHVTNSSYSSTASQEFFKYKMLQQTGGVDEAGLIRWELFLILLLAWIIIYFCIFKGVKSTGKVVYFTALFPYIILIALLINNVQLPGALAGITFFIVPDWNMLLSVEVWVNAAAQIFNSIGIGFGSLLAMSSYNSFNNNVLKDTLTIAIINSLTSLLAGFVIFSAFGYMSHLQGIPISDLAVDGPGLVFVVYPQAFSNMPVSQLWAVMFFFMLLCLGLDSEFAMVEVMVTSLMDEFYHKLIRFFKRKELFVLAVCGTAAILGIPCVMQVGIYVFQLMDHYTAIVSIMFLAFFEVIAICWCYGVTRLSDNLEEMTGKRANLFFRVCWLIVAPVLVGVILVFSIIQFKPARYEHYVFPPWAQGVGWLIAMGSIIWIPLGAVHTLWVLPGSFIQKLKLSITPGTLDGKSKMAYYERGGRDANTGLAVISSDIHLTEKPPLQTHL from the exons GTGCCTTTCTGGTGCCATACCTGCTCATGCTGGTGGTTTTGGGGGTCCCTCTGCTCTACATGGAGCTGATTGTGGGTCAGTACACGAGGAGAGGGCCTGTCCATGCTCTGGCTAATGTCTGCCCACTGTTAAAAG GAGTGGGCATAGCATCAGTGGCCATCTCCTTCATCATGTGTACCTACTACAACCTGGTCATCACCTGGGCCCTGTATTATCTCTTCAGCTCCTTCCAATCACCACTGCCCTGGCAGAACTGCAACAACACCTGGAACACACATAACTGCACCAGTCATGTCACCAACAGCAGCTACTCCTCCACAGCCAGTCAGGAGTTCTTCAA ATACAAGATGCTGCAGCAGACTGGTGGAGTAGATGAAGCAGGACTGATTCGGTGGGAGCTTTTCCTCATTCTCCTTCTGGCTTGGATCATCATATACTTCTGCATCTTTAAGGGGGTCAAATCAACAGGCAAA GTGGTGTACTTTACGGCTCTGTTCCCGTATATTATCCTGATTGCACTGCTGATAAATAATGTGCAGCTTCCTGGAGCATTGGCTGGAATAACCTTCTTCATTGTGCCGGACTGGAACATGCTCCTGTCAGTAGAG GTGTGGGTGAACGCTGCAGCACAGATCTTCAACTCCATCGGGATTGGTTTCGGCTCCCTCTTGGCCATGTCCAGCTACAACTCCTTCAACAACAACGTTCTAAA GGACACCCTGACTATAGCCATCATCAACTCCCTCACCAGCCTCCTGGCAGGTTTTGTCATTTTCTCTGCTTTTGGATACATGTCTCATCTTCAGGGCATCCCTATCAGCGATCTGGCTGTGGATG GTCCAGGACTGGTTTTTGTTGTTTACCCACAAGCCTTTTCCAACATGCCAGTATCTCAGCTCTGGGCTGTGATGTTCTTCTTCATGCTGCTCTGCCTTGGACTGGACAGTGAG TTTGCGATGGTTGAAGTGATGGTGACCAGCCTCATGGATGAATTTTATCACAAACTGATAAGGTTTTTCAAGAGGAAGGAGTTGTTTGTTCTTGCTGTCTGTGGCACAGCGGCTATTCTGGGGATTCCTTGTGTCATGCAG GTGGGCATCTATGTGTTCCAGCTCATGGATCATTACACTGCCATTGTGTCCATCATGTTTCTTGCATTCTTTGAGGTCATAGCCATCTGTTGGTGTTATG GGGTGACTCGACTTTCAGACAACCTGGAGGAGATGACTGGAAAAAGAGCAAACCTGTTCTTCAGAGTGTGTTGGCTGATAGTTGCTCCCGTGCTAGTTGGT GTTATCCTGGTTTTCTCCATCATCCAGTTCAAACCAGCACGCTATGAGCACTACGTGTTCCCCCCCTGGGCTCAGGGGGTCGGCTGGCTCATCGCCATGGGCTCCATCATCTGGATTCCTCTGGGTGCTGTGCACACACTGTGGGTGCTGCCTGGCTCCTTTATCCAG AAACTGAAACTGTCTATCACACCAGGCACGCTGGATGGAAAGTCAAAAATGGCTTACTACGAGAGGGGAGGAAGAGATGCAAACACAGGCTTAGCTGTCATCAGCTCCGACATCCATCTAACTGAAAAACCTCCACTGCAGACACACCTGTGA